The window GCAATACGCCGCCGCGGCCCGCGCCGCGCAGCCCGGCGGCTTCTTCGATAACCTCTTCGGCGGCAATAATGCCCCGCCTCCCCCCGGCGCCATGCCGGACGTCGGCGCACCGTCGGGAACCTATCGCACCGTCTGCGTGCGCAGCTGCGACGGCTACTACTTCCCGATTTCGTTCGCCACCGTGCCGGGCCGCTTCGGCGATGACGAACGCACCTGTAAGAGCCTGTGCCCCGCCGCGGATGCCAACCTGTTCACTTATCGTAATCCCGGCGAGGACATCAACCAGGCGGTCTCGATCAGCGGCCAGCCTTACTCGTCGTCACCAAACGCCTTCAAATATCGCCAGGAGTTCAGCCCGACCTGCAGTTGCAAGGCCGCCGGCCAGACCTGGTCTGACGCGCTCAAGAACATCGACGACAAGGCGGCGGCTGTGCAGCAGGGCGACATCATCGTCACCGAAGACCGGGCGAAGCAGATGTCGCAACCGCCAGCAACAAGAACCTCGGCCCAGAAAAAGGGCGGAGCCAGCACGACCGCGCCTGCCGCACCGCCAGCAGCCGCATCGACGGATCAAACGCCGCCCGCCAGCACCGGCGCAACCGGCGACAAGCCGATCCGTTCGGTCGGCCCGACATTCATCCCGGCTCGGTAAGTAAATCGTCCAGCGGG is drawn from Bradyrhizobium prioriisuperbiae and contains these coding sequences:
- a CDS encoding DUF2865 domain-containing protein; this translates as MAQGYPPPGQPGMPQQAANPMCQRLEGQLAIIDRGGADPAKADQIRRYEESMNRQQGELDRVTMQAKRMGCDSTGFFSLFNGQSAQCGPVNNQIQQMRANLDQITNSLQQLRGGGSSDRDMQRRSVLLALAQNNCGPQYAAAARAAQPGGFFDNLFGGNNAPPPPGAMPDVGAPSGTYRTVCVRSCDGYYFPISFATVPGRFGDDERTCKSLCPAADANLFTYRNPGEDINQAVSISGQPYSSSPNAFKYRQEFSPTCSCKAAGQTWSDALKNIDDKAAAVQQGDIIVTEDRAKQMSQPPATRTSAQKKGGASTTAPAAPPAAASTDQTPPASTGATGDKPIRSVGPTFIPAR